A window of Nicotiana tabacum cultivar K326 chromosome 24, ASM71507v2, whole genome shotgun sequence contains these coding sequences:
- the LOC107787073 gene encoding indole-3-glycerol phosphate synthase, chloroplastic-like (The RefSeq protein has 10 substitutions compared to this genomic sequence), protein MEAVVPLRTTFTATATAASTARPRLSFQPLAKKFAISRLIPTGISMTDRARSSLQCPPVRVQQDGSAVISEDTISEEDALKIKEWEVERLQDEIAASQGIRIRRRPPTGPPLHYVGPFEFQVENEGNTPCNILEEIIWYKDKEVSQMKERTPLSALKKAISSAPPARDFLGALRRSYSRTGLPGLIAEVKKASPSRGVLREDFNPVEIAKAYEKGGAACLSVLTDEKYFQGSFENLEAIRNAGVECPLLCKEFVVDAWQIYYARIKGADAILLIAAVLPDLDIMYMTKICKLLGLTALVEVHDEREMDRVLGIDGIELIGINNRDLGTFKVDISNTKKLLEGERGERIREKGIIVVGESGLFTPADIAYVQEAGVKAVLVGESLVKQPDPTKGISEVFGKDISC, encoded by the exons ATGGAAGCTGTAGTGCCATTGAGAACCACCTTTACCGCGACGGCAACTGCAGCGTCGACGGCAAGACCTAGGCTATCATTCCAACCCCTTGCCAAGAAATTCGCAATCTCCAGGTTAATTCCAACCGGAATTTCCATGACTGATCGAGCTCGCTCTTCGCTGCAATGTCCGCCCGTTCGAGTTCAACAG GATGGATCTGCAGTGATTTCTGAAGACACCATTTCTGAAGAAGATGCTCTCAAAATAAAGGAGTGGGAAGTGGAGAGATTGCAAGATGAAATAGCTGCAAGTCAGGGTATAAGAATTAGGAGGAGGCCACCAACAGGACCTCCTTTGCACTATGTTGGCCCTTTTGAATTTCAAGTGGAGAATGAAGGCAATACTCCATGCAATATTCTAGAAGAAATTATATGGTACAAAGACAAGGAAGTTTCGCAG ATGAAAGAGAGGACACCTCTTTCCGCATTGAAGAAAGCTATTAGCAGTGCTCCACCTGCTAGAGATTTTCTAGGAGCTCTCAGAAGATCATATTCGAGAACTGGATTGCCTGGTCTTATTGCTGAAGTTAAGAAGGCTTCTCCAAGTAGAGGAGTACTTCGAGAAGATTTTAATCCT GTAGAGATTGCCAAAGCTTACGAAAAAGGTGGGGCAGCATGCCTTAGTGTTTTGACAGACGAGAAGTATTTTCAg GGAAGCTTTGAAAATCTCGAGGCCATAAGAAATGCTGGAGTAGAG TGTCCTTTGCTGTGTAAAGAATTTGTTGTAGATGCTTGGCAAATCTACTATGCTCGTATTAAAGGTGCCGATGCAATTCTTTTAATTGCTGCTGTTCTACCAGATCTTGACATCATGTATATGACTAAGATCTGCAAATTACTTGGATTGACGGCGCTAGTTGAG GTGCATGATGAGAGGGAAATGGATCGCGTCCTCGGAATCGATGGGATTGAGCTTATTGGCATCAATAATCGAGATCTTG GAACATTCAAGGTGGACATTAGCAATACCAAAAACCTTCTTGAAGGAGAACGTGGGAAAAGGATCCGTCAGGAGGGCATAATT GTGGTTGGGGAGTCTGGACTCTTTACACCTGCTGATGTTGCTTATGTACAAGAAGCTGGTGTTAAAGCA GTGCTAGTTGGAGAGTCACTTGTAAAACAGAAGGATCCTGCTAAAGGAATAACTGAACTCTTTGGTGAAGATATTTCTTGCAAa
- the LOC107787073 gene encoding indole-3-glycerol phosphate synthase, chloroplastic-like isoform X1, with amino-acid sequence MEAVVPLRTTFTATATAASTARPRLSFQPLAKKFAISRLIPTGISMTDRARSSLQCPPVRVQQDGSAVISEDTISEEDALKIKEWEVERLQDEIAASQGIRIRRRPPTGPPLHYVGPFEFQVENEGNTPCNILEEIIWYKDKEVSQMKERTPLSALKKAISSAPPARDFLGALRRSYSRTGLPGLIAEVKKASPSRGVLREDFNPVEIAKAYEKGGAACLSVLTDEKYFQGSFENLEAIRNAGVECPLLCKEFVVDAWQIYYARIKGADAILLIAAVLPDLDIMYMTKICKLLGLTALVEVHDEREMDRVLGIDGIELIGINNRDLGTFKVDISNTKNLLEGERGKRIRQEGIIVVGESGLFTPADVAYVQEAGVKAVLVGESLVKQKDPAKGITELFGEDISCKGPSI; translated from the exons ATGGAAGCTGTAGTGCCATTGAGAACCACCTTTACCGCGACGGCAACTGCAGCGTCGACGGCAAGACCTAGGCTATCATTCCAACCCCTTGCCAAGAAATTCGCAATCTCCAGGTTAATTCCAACCGGAATTTCCATGACTGATCGAGCTCGCTCTTCGCTGCAATGTCCGCCCGTTCGAGTTCAACAG GATGGATCTGCAGTGATTTCTGAAGACACCATTTCTGAAGAAGATGCTCTCAAAATAAAGGAGTGGGAAGTGGAGAGATTGCAAGATGAAATAGCTGCAAGTCAGGGTATAAGAATTAGGAGGAGGCCACCAACAGGACCTCCTTTGCACTATGTTGGCCCTTTTGAATTTCAAGTGGAGAATGAAGGCAATACTCCATGCAATATTCTAGAAGAAATTATATGGTACAAAGACAAGGAAGTTTCGCAG ATGAAAGAGAGGACACCTCTTTCCGCATTGAAGAAAGCTATTAGCAGTGCTCCACCTGCTAGAGATTTTCTAGGAGCTCTCAGAAGATCATATTCGAGAACTGGATTGCCTGGTCTTATTGCTGAAGTTAAGAAGGCTTCTCCAAGTAGAGGAGTACTTCGAGAAGATTTTAATCCT GTAGAGATTGCCAAAGCTTACGAAAAAGGTGGGGCAGCATGCCTTAGTGTTTTGACAGACGAGAAGTATTTTCAg GGAAGCTTTGAAAATCTCGAGGCCATAAGAAATGCTGGAGTAGAG TGTCCTTTGCTGTGTAAAGAATTTGTTGTAGATGCTTGGCAAATCTACTATGCTCGTATTAAAGGTGCCGATGCAATTCTTTTAATTGCTGCTGTTCTACCAGATCTTGACATCATGTATATGACTAAGATCTGCAAATTACTTGGATTGACGGCGCTAGTTGAG GTGCATGATGAGAGGGAAATGGATCGCGTCCTCGGAATCGATGGGATTGAGCTTATTGGCATCAATAATCGAGATCTTG GAACATTCAAGGTGGACATTAGCAATACCAAAAACCTTCTTGAAGGAGAACGTGGGAAAAGGATCCGTCAGGAGGGCATAATT GTGGTTGGGGAGTCTGGACTCTTTACACCTGCTGATGTTGCTTATGTACAAGAAGCTGGTGTTAAAGCA GTGCTAGTTGGAGAGTCACTTGTAAAACAGAAGGATCCTGCTAAAGGAATAACTGAACTCTTTGGTGAAGATATTTCTTGCAAaggtccatccatttaa
- the LOC107787073 gene encoding indole-3-glycerol phosphate synthase, chloroplastic-like isoform X2, whose translation MSARSSSTVISEDTISEEDALKIKEWEVERLQDEIAASQGIRIRRRPPTGPPLHYVGPFEFQVENEGNTPCNILEEIIWYKDKEVSQMKERTPLSALKKAISSAPPARDFLGALRRSYSRTGLPGLIAEVKKASPSRGVLREDFNPVEIAKAYEKGGAACLSVLTDEKYFQGSFENLEAIRNAGVECPLLCKEFVVDAWQIYYARIKGADAILLIAAVLPDLDIMYMTKICKLLGLTALVEVHDEREMDRVLGIDGIELIGINNRDLGTFKVDISNTKNLLEGERGKRIRQEGIIVVGESGLFTPADVAYVQEAGVKAVLVGESLVKQKDPAKGITELFGEDISCKGPSI comes from the exons ATGTCCGCCCGTTCGAGTTCAACAG TGATTTCTGAAGACACCATTTCTGAAGAAGATGCTCTCAAAATAAAGGAGTGGGAAGTGGAGAGATTGCAAGATGAAATAGCTGCAAGTCAGGGTATAAGAATTAGGAGGAGGCCACCAACAGGACCTCCTTTGCACTATGTTGGCCCTTTTGAATTTCAAGTGGAGAATGAAGGCAATACTCCATGCAATATTCTAGAAGAAATTATATGGTACAAAGACAAGGAAGTTTCGCAG ATGAAAGAGAGGACACCTCTTTCCGCATTGAAGAAAGCTATTAGCAGTGCTCCACCTGCTAGAGATTTTCTAGGAGCTCTCAGAAGATCATATTCGAGAACTGGATTGCCTGGTCTTATTGCTGAAGTTAAGAAGGCTTCTCCAAGTAGAGGAGTACTTCGAGAAGATTTTAATCCT GTAGAGATTGCCAAAGCTTACGAAAAAGGTGGGGCAGCATGCCTTAGTGTTTTGACAGACGAGAAGTATTTTCAg GGAAGCTTTGAAAATCTCGAGGCCATAAGAAATGCTGGAGTAGAG TGTCCTTTGCTGTGTAAAGAATTTGTTGTAGATGCTTGGCAAATCTACTATGCTCGTATTAAAGGTGCCGATGCAATTCTTTTAATTGCTGCTGTTCTACCAGATCTTGACATCATGTATATGACTAAGATCTGCAAATTACTTGGATTGACGGCGCTAGTTGAG GTGCATGATGAGAGGGAAATGGATCGCGTCCTCGGAATCGATGGGATTGAGCTTATTGGCATCAATAATCGAGATCTTG GAACATTCAAGGTGGACATTAGCAATACCAAAAACCTTCTTGAAGGAGAACGTGGGAAAAGGATCCGTCAGGAGGGCATAATT GTGGTTGGGGAGTCTGGACTCTTTACACCTGCTGATGTTGCTTATGTACAAGAAGCTGGTGTTAAAGCA GTGCTAGTTGGAGAGTCACTTGTAAAACAGAAGGATCCTGCTAAAGGAATAACTGAACTCTTTGGTGAAGATATTTCTTGCAAaggtccatccatttaa
- the LOC107787072 gene encoding rhodanese-like domain-containing protein 11, chloroplastic, with protein sequence MEALAHGLLPLSALRTCQKEHRCQHVGSIHFLSSPFPSSLKSSAPTKYRSGIIRMQEKYELKQMKDMAAAKKRWDALIRDGKVKVLTPREAGYAIQLSNKTLLDVRPSMERKKAWVKGSTWIPIFDVDTSLELGILSRKATNFLLGGWWSGVPSLSFNKQFLSNVEEKFAKDTDLIVACQKGLRSIAACEVLYNAGYNNIFWVQGGLEAAEEEDLEREGPQPFKFAGIGGLSEFLGWTDQQRDAAAKEGWGYRLTFSARLVGVVLAADALLIGAQKVGQYLQELRTH encoded by the exons ATGGAAGCTTTAGCTCATGGGCTCCTACCCCTCAGTGCTCTTAGAACATGTCAAAAAGAACATAGGTGTCAACATGTCGGTTCAATCCATTTTCTTAGCTCTCCATTTCCATCTTCTCTAAAATCCAGTGCACCCACAAAG TATAGAAGTGGCATTATAAGGATGCAAGAAAAATATGAGTTGAAGCAAATGAAAGATATGGCTGCTGCTAAAAAGAGATGGGACGCTCTG ATCAGAGATGGGAAAGTTAAAGTTCTTACCCCAAGGGAAGCTGGTTATGCAATTCAACTCTCAAACAAAACGCTGCTTGATGTTCGTCCCTCTATGGAGCGAAAGAAG GCCTGGGTAAAAGGCTCCACCTGGATTCCAATTTTTGATGTCGATACTAGTTTAGAACTTGGTATTCTTTCCCGGAAAGCAACAAACTTTTTGTTGG GAGGTTGGTGGAGTGGTGTGCCTTCTCTCTCTTTCAACAA ACAATTCTTATCAAATGTTGAGGAGAAATTTGCCAAAGATACAGATCTCATTGTGGCATGCCAGAAGGGATTGAG GTCCATTGCGGCTTGTGAGGTGCTATACAATGCTGGTTACAACAACATTTTCTGGGTTCAAGGTGGTTTAGAAGCTGCTGAAGAAGAG GATCTTGAAAGAGAAGGTCCTCAACCATTTAAGTTCGCAGGAATTGGTGGGCTTTCAGAGTTCCTCGG TTGGACTGACCAACAGAGAGATGCTGCTGCTAAAGAAGGTTGGGGTTACCGATTGACTTTTTCTGCCCGATTG GTTGGAGTCGTTCTTGCTGCTGATGCCCTGCTTATTGGAGCACAGAAAGTAGGACAATATCTTCAGGAGTTAAGGACTCACTGA